Proteins encoded within one genomic window of Macaca fascicularis isolate 582-1 chromosome 16, T2T-MFA8v1.1:
- the OTOP2 gene encoding proton channel OTOP2: MSEELAPGPKESPPAPRAGPREVWKKGGRLLSVLLAANVLLLACTLISGGAFNKVAVYDTDVFALLTTMMLLAMLWILFYLLRTVRCPCAVPYRDAHAGPIWLRGGLVLFGICTLIMDIFKTGYYSSFFECQSAIKILHPVIQAVFVIIQTYFLWVSAKDCVHVHLNLTRCGLMFTLTTNLAIWMAAVVDESVHQSHSYSSSHSNASHAHLASDLERAGNPVGGDSCLCSTAVCQIFQQGYFYLYPFNIEYSLFASTMLYVMWKNVGRFLASAPGHSHTPSPLSLFRETFFAGPVLGLLLFVVGLAVFIIYEVQVGGGGGRTRQALVIYYSFNIVCLGLTTLVSLSGSIIYRFDRRAMDHHKNPTRTLDVALLMGAALGQYAISYYSIVAVVAGTPQDLLAGLDLTHALLMIAQHTFQNIFIIESLHRGPPGAEPHSTPTKEPCQNLTFTNLDAFHTLPACPPTPRLVSPSPADQREAVAIISAPRSQWRRRCLRDISLFLLLCNVILWIMPAFGARPHFSNTVEVDFYGYSLWAAIVNICLPFGIFYRMHAVSSLLEVYVLS; encoded by the exons ATGTCCGAGGAGCTGGCCCCGGGCCCCAAGGAGAGCCCCCCGGCGCCGCGGGCGGGCCCCAGGGAGGTGTGGAAGAAGGGCGGCCGCCTGCTGTCCGTGCTGCTGGCCGCGAACGTGCTGCTCCTCGCCTGCACGCTCATCAGCGGCGGAGCCTTCAACAAGGTGGCCGTGTACGACACCGACGTGTTCGCGCTGCTCACTACGATGATGCTGCTGGCAATGCTCTGGATCCTCTTCTACCTCCTCCGAACCGTGCGCTGCCCCTGCGCGGTACCCTACCGGGACGCGCACGCTGGCCCCATCTGGCTCCGAG GTGGACTGGTGCTGTTTGGTATCTGCACCCTCATCATGGATATCTTCAAGACCGGCTACTACTCCAGTTTCTTTGAGTGCCAGTCAGCCATAAAGATCCTgcaccctgtcatccaggctgtgtTTGTCATCATCCAG ACCTACTTCCTCTGGGTCTCCGCTAAAGACTGCGTTCACGTCCATCTGAATCTGACCCG GTGTGGTCTCATGTTCACACTCACCACCAACCTGGCCATCTGGATGGCGGCTGTGGTGGATGAATCTGTGCACCAATCCCACTCCTACAGCAGTTCTCACAGCAACGCCAGCCACGCCCATCTCGCCTCTGACC tag AGCGTGCGGGCAACCCAGTCGGAGGAGACTCCTGCCTCTGCAGCACGGCTGTCTGCCAGATCTTCCAGCAGGGGTACTTCTACCTCTATCCCTTCAACATCGAGTACAGCCTCTTCGCCTCCACCATGCTGTACGTCATGTGGAAGAATGTGGGCAGATTCCTGGCCTCCGCCCCTGGCCACAGCCACACCCCATCCCCTCTCAGCCTCTTCCGGGAGACCTTTTTTGCTGGCCCGGTTCTGGGCCTGCTGCTCTTTGTGGTAGGACTGGCTGTCTTCATCATCTATGAGGTTCAagtgggcgggggcgggggccgCACCCGGCAGGCCCTGGTCATCTACTACAGCTTCAACATTGTCTGCTTGGGACTTACGACCTTGGTCAGCCTGAGTGGCTCCATCATCTACCGTTTTGACCGCCGGGCCATGGACCACCATAAGAACCCCACGCGCACCCTGGACGTGGCCCTGCTGATGGGTGCCGCCCTGGGTCAGTACGCCATCTCCTACTACTCCATTgtggccgtggtggcaggcacaCCCCAGGACCTGCTGGCAGGGCTCGACCTCACCCATGCGCTGCTCATGATTGCCCAGCACACCTTCCAGAACATATTTATCATCGAGAGCCTTCACCGAGGACCGCCCGGGGCTGAGCCTCACAGTACCCCCACCAAGGAACCTTGCCAAAACCTCACCTTCACCAACCTGGATGCCTTCCACACCTTGCCTGcctgcccacccacccccagGCTGGTTAGCCCCAGCCCCGCAGACCAGCGAGAAGCAGTGgccatcatctcagcccccagAAGCCAATGGAGACGCCGGTGCCTAAGAGAcatttctctgtttctcctgCTCTGCAATGTCATC CTGTGGATCATGCCTGCCTTCGGGGCCCGCCCTCACTTCAGCAACACAGTGGAGGTGGATTTCTACGGTTACTCCCTCTGGGCAGCCATCGTCAACATCTGCCTCCCTTTCGGCATCTTCTACCGCATGCACGCCGTCTCCAGCCTGCTGGAGGTCTACGTGCTGTCCTGA